A stretch of Bacillus pseudomycoides DNA encodes these proteins:
- a CDS encoding LysR family transcriptional regulator encodes MNVDILKIFVTVVEQQHFSRAAALLNLSQPGVSMHIRNLENEFGTILIQRSPKHVQVTEAGNILYIHAKQMLSLYEEAKQEINELHNVVTGTLRIGASFTIGEYLLPKILARYANENPRVEVHTLISNTEEVLQSIRSGQIEIGLVEGQVVYTDIDVETFMEDEMKLVVPPNHPLLSIQAITEESLQDQVWVLRETGSGTRAYSDRFIHHYHLKMKRFFTFSSIQSVKEAVSAGLGIAILSDWTVRKELQSGEVFHIEVPNEKLIRPFSIVRGKYFIPSKAIQVFLDHVQSFAQKQS; translated from the coding sequence ATGAATGTTGATATTTTAAAAATATTTGTGACCGTTGTAGAACAACAGCATTTCTCGCGCGCGGCAGCACTACTCAATCTTTCACAGCCTGGTGTCAGCATGCATATTCGTAATTTAGAAAACGAATTTGGTACTATCCTTATTCAGCGATCTCCAAAGCATGTCCAAGTGACGGAGGCCGGCAATATTTTATATATCCACGCAAAGCAAATGCTATCGCTTTATGAAGAAGCAAAACAAGAAATTAACGAACTACATAACGTTGTAACAGGAACACTGCGCATCGGAGCGAGCTTTACAATCGGAGAGTACCTACTTCCCAAAATATTAGCACGCTACGCGAATGAAAATCCGCGCGTAGAAGTACATACGTTAATCTCCAATACAGAAGAAGTTCTTCAAAGCATTCGCTCAGGCCAAATTGAAATCGGCTTAGTAGAAGGTCAAGTCGTATACACTGATATCGATGTAGAGACCTTTATGGAAGATGAAATGAAACTCGTCGTTCCACCAAATCACCCTCTTCTGAGCATACAGGCAATCACCGAAGAGTCTCTTCAAGATCAAGTATGGGTTCTGAGAGAAACCGGCTCTGGCACACGTGCTTATAGCGATCGTTTTATCCATCATTACCATTTAAAAATGAAACGTTTCTTTACATTTAGCAGCATTCAAAGCGTGAAGGAAGCTGTGAGCGCAGGACTTGGTATCGCAATCCTTTCAGACTGGACTGTGAGAAAAGAATTACAATCAGGAGAGGTTTTCCACATTGAAGTTCCAAACGAAAAACTTATCCGTCCCTTCTCTATCGTTCGTGGTAAATATTTTATCCCTTCAAAAGCGATTCAAGTCTTTTTAGACCACGTTCAATCATTTGCCCAAAAACAGAGTTAA
- a CDS encoding YeiH family protein: MEQTLVMQKKKRLGFSQGIGITLFIAIAAKFLAELPFLNIMGQLVIAILLGMIWRATISVPYEAIAGTSFASKKLLRFGIILLGMRLNLVDIAKAGPKVLVIAAIVIAFTLVVVYALTRVFKVDKKLGILTACGTAICGAAAVVAIAPQVKAKDDETAVGAAIIAILGTIFTLIYTLLYPVLGLSPYGYGVFSGATLHEIAHVIAAAAPGGSASVDIAVIVKLTRVAMLVPVAILIGIWFKRSEGNGQKSSWRDIPIPWFIFGFLAMSAVHSLGIIPEFVAGYIVMIAYMLIAMAMAGLGLNVEFTTFRKLGSRAFVAGVIGSVCLSILGYILVYALGFM; this comes from the coding sequence GTGGAACAAACACTGGTTATGCAAAAGAAGAAGCGTCTCGGTTTTTCGCAAGGGATTGGGATTACGCTGTTCATTGCGATTGCTGCGAAATTTTTAGCAGAGCTTCCATTTTTAAATATTATGGGCCAATTGGTTATCGCTATTCTGCTCGGTATGATTTGGAGAGCAACAATTAGTGTTCCTTATGAAGCGATTGCAGGAACGAGTTTTGCTAGTAAGAAGTTACTTCGGTTCGGAATCATTTTGCTAGGTATGCGTTTGAATCTAGTTGATATTGCAAAGGCTGGGCCAAAAGTATTGGTTATTGCCGCGATTGTAATTGCCTTTACACTTGTTGTTGTCTATGCCTTAACACGTGTTTTTAAAGTAGATAAGAAGCTTGGCATTTTAACAGCGTGCGGGACAGCGATTTGCGGCGCAGCCGCAGTCGTGGCAATTGCGCCGCAAGTGAAAGCGAAGGATGATGAAACGGCGGTTGGTGCAGCGATTATTGCTATTTTAGGTACAATTTTCACACTCATTTATACGTTATTATATCCGGTTCTTGGTTTATCTCCTTATGGTTACGGTGTATTTTCGGGGGCAACGTTGCATGAGATTGCACACGTCATCGCCGCGGCGGCACCAGGCGGGAGCGCATCTGTTGATATTGCGGTTATTGTAAAATTAACGCGCGTTGCTATGCTTGTACCAGTTGCGATTTTAATTGGTATATGGTTTAAGCGTAGTGAAGGGAATGGACAAAAAAGTTCTTGGCGTGATATTCCGATTCCATGGTTTATCTTTGGATTTTTAGCGATGAGTGCTGTTCATTCGCTAGGAATTATACCAGAGTTTGTTGCTGGATATATCGTAATGATTGCTTACATGCTTATCGCGATGGCGATGGCGGGGCTTGGTTTAAATGTAGAATTTACGACGTTCCGTAAATTAGGAAGTAGAGCATTTGTAGCTGGGGTGATAGGATCTGTTTGCCTATCGATTCTTGGTTATATTCTTGTATATGCGCTAGGCTTTATGTAA
- the uvrB gene encoding excinuclease ABC subunit B encodes MEHQFEIVSEYSPQGDQPRAIKQLVAGINNGKKHQVLLGATGTGKTFTISNVIKEVKKPTLVMAHNKTLAGQLYSELKDFFPNNAVEYFVSYYDYYQPEAYVPQTDTFIEKDAQINDEIDKLRHSATSALFERDDVIIVASVSCIYGLGSPEEYRELVVSLRVGMEKDRNQLLRELVDVQYGRNDIDFKRGTFRVRGDVVEIFPASLDEHCIRIEFFGDEIDRIREVNALTGEVLAEREHVAIFPASHFVTREEKMKVAVENIEKELEERLKELNDKGKLLEAQRIEQRTRYDLEMMREMGFCSGIENYSRHLTLRPAGSTPYTLIDYFPKDFLIVMDESHVTVPQVRAMYNGDQARKQVLVDHGFRLPSAMDNRPLMFEEFEEKTNQVVYVSATPGPYELEHAPEVVEQIIRPTGLLDPQIDVRPIEGQIDDLLGEIHERIAKNERVLITTLTKKMSEDLTDYLKDVGIKVNYLHSEIKTLERIEIIRDLRLGKFDVLIGINLLREGLDIPEVSLVAILDADKEGFLRSERSLIQTIGRAARNEHGHVIMYADRITRSMGIAIEETKRRRQKQEAYNEEHGITPKTIQKEVRDVIRATTAAEETEVYEAGPAKKMTKKEREKTIAKMEAEMKEAAKALDFERAAELRDLLLELKAEG; translated from the coding sequence TTGGAACATCAATTTGAGATTGTCTCAGAATATTCCCCGCAAGGTGATCAGCCGAGGGCTATAAAGCAGCTGGTAGCGGGGATTAATAATGGTAAGAAACATCAAGTGTTGCTTGGAGCGACGGGAACGGGAAAGACATTTACGATTTCGAATGTCATTAAAGAAGTGAAGAAGCCAACGCTTGTAATGGCTCATAATAAAACATTAGCAGGACAGTTATATAGTGAGCTCAAAGATTTCTTTCCGAACAATGCTGTTGAGTATTTTGTGAGTTATTACGATTATTATCAACCGGAAGCGTATGTGCCACAAACCGATACGTTTATTGAAAAAGATGCACAAATTAATGATGAGATTGATAAATTACGTCACTCAGCGACATCAGCTTTATTTGAACGTGATGATGTCATTATTGTAGCGAGTGTGTCGTGCATTTACGGTTTAGGTTCTCCTGAAGAATATCGTGAGCTCGTTGTTTCTTTACGCGTTGGTATGGAAAAGGATCGCAATCAATTGCTTCGTGAACTTGTTGATGTGCAGTACGGTCGTAATGATATTGATTTTAAACGCGGAACATTTCGGGTGCGCGGAGATGTAGTTGAAATTTTCCCGGCATCGCTTGATGAACATTGTATTCGTATTGAGTTTTTTGGGGATGAGATTGATCGTATCCGTGAAGTAAATGCCTTAACAGGTGAAGTATTAGCAGAACGTGAACATGTAGCAATCTTCCCGGCGTCTCACTTCGTTACACGTGAAGAAAAAATGAAAGTTGCCGTTGAAAATATTGAAAAAGAATTAGAAGAACGCTTAAAAGAATTAAATGATAAAGGTAAATTGTTAGAAGCACAGCGGATTGAGCAGCGAACTCGTTATGACTTAGAAATGATGCGCGAGATGGGATTTTGTTCAGGGATTGAGAACTACTCCCGTCATTTGACGCTCCGCCCAGCGGGTTCAACGCCATATACATTAATAGATTATTTCCCTAAAGATTTCCTAATTGTTATGGATGAGTCGCATGTAACAGTGCCGCAAGTAAGAGCGATGTATAATGGGGACCAAGCGCGTAAACAAGTGCTTGTTGACCATGGATTTCGCTTGCCGTCAGCGATGGATAATAGACCGCTTATGTTTGAAGAGTTTGAAGAGAAAACGAATCAAGTTGTGTATGTATCAGCAACACCGGGTCCATATGAACTAGAGCATGCACCGGAAGTTGTGGAGCAAATTATCCGTCCAACGGGGCTTTTAGATCCGCAAATTGATGTAAGACCAATTGAAGGGCAAATAGATGATTTATTAGGAGAAATCCATGAACGCATTGCGAAAAATGAGCGTGTATTGATTACGACATTAACAAAGAAAATGTCAGAGGATTTAACAGATTATTTAAAAGATGTTGGTATTAAAGTAAACTACTTACATTCTGAAATTAAAACGCTAGAGCGGATTGAGATTATTCGAGATCTTCGCCTTGGCAAATTTGATGTGCTTATTGGTATTAACTTGTTGCGAGAAGGGCTTGATATTCCAGAAGTATCACTCGTAGCGATTTTAGATGCGGACAAAGAAGGGTTCTTACGTTCAGAGCGATCATTGATTCAGACAATTGGTCGTGCCGCGCGTAATGAACACGGTCATGTAATCATGTACGCAGATCGCATAACGAGATCTATGGGAATTGCAATTGAAGAGACGAAGCGCCGTCGTCAAAAGCAAGAAGCTTACAACGAGGAACATGGCATTACGCCGAAAACAATTCAAAAAGAAGTACGTGACGTGATTCGTGCAACAACAGCCGCAGAAGAAACAGAAGTGTATGAAGCTGGACCGGCTAAGAAAATGACGAAGAAAGAACGAGAAAAAACGATTGCGAAGATGGAAGCAGAAATGAAGGAAGCAGCAAAAGCACTAGACTTTGAGCGTGCAGCTGAGCTGAGAGATTTACTGCTAGAATTAAAAGCGGAAGGGTGA
- a CDS encoding MerR family transcriptional regulator, with product MISIQELTKETGVTVRTLRYYDQIDLLRPSGKTEGGHRLYSETDVIRLQQILFLKEMGFSLKEITNMLVTDGFCLKESLEKQLKFVQEEQEKFTRMERILQAVVYSTELEGELDWKIMFELIQLSKQSPRIREMFQTKKFSDEEQKLLRNLPNMSEEDENVREWVDLLKQLRNFMKEGKDASHDEVQEATKRLMAKCIEMANGDEAFLDKLWEVRKSKEDSQQMNMYPIEEELLAYMDEAFRIYDERERRK from the coding sequence ATGATCTCGATTCAAGAACTTACAAAGGAAACAGGAGTTACGGTAAGAACGCTTCGTTATTATGATCAAATTGATTTGTTAAGACCGAGCGGAAAAACAGAAGGGGGACACCGTTTATATAGTGAAACGGACGTTATTCGCTTGCAGCAAATTTTATTTCTAAAAGAAATGGGTTTCTCATTGAAAGAGATTACGAATATGTTAGTAACAGATGGATTCTGCTTAAAAGAATCATTAGAAAAGCAGCTTAAGTTTGTGCAAGAAGAACAGGAAAAGTTTACTCGGATGGAACGAATTTTACAAGCCGTTGTGTATTCAACAGAACTTGAAGGAGAGTTAGATTGGAAAATCATGTTCGAGTTGATTCAGTTGTCGAAGCAGTCTCCTCGTATACGTGAAATGTTTCAGACAAAGAAATTTTCAGATGAAGAGCAAAAGCTTCTACGCAATTTACCAAATATGAGTGAGGAAGATGAAAACGTTCGAGAATGGGTGGATTTGTTGAAGCAGTTACGTAACTTTATGAAAGAAGGTAAAGATGCATCTCATGATGAAGTACAAGAGGCTACAAAAAGGTTAATGGCGAAATGTATAGAGATGGCAAACGGTGATGAGGCATTTCTAGATAAATTGTGGGAAGTAAGAAAATCAAAAGAAGATTCACAACAGATGAATATGTATCCAATTGAAGAGGAACTTCTAGCTTATATGGATGAGGCTTTTCGTATATATGATGAGAGGGAGCGCAGGAAATGA
- a CDS encoding amino acid permease, translating to MNLFRKKSISALLAQSEQKGASLKKELGAFDLTMLGVGAIIGTGIFVLTGVAAAEHAGPALILSFILSGLACVFAALCYSEFASTVPVSGSAYTYSYATFGELIAWILGWDLILEYGLASSAVASGWSGYFQGLLSGFGITLPTALTSAYNPEAGTYVDLPAICIIFLMTLLLTRGAKKSARFNAIMVAIKLFVVLLFIGVGAFYVKPENWTPFMPFGFSGVTTGAATVFFAYIGFDAVSTAAEEVKNPQRNMPIGIIASLTICTILYIVVSLILTGIVPYDQLGVKNPVAFALQYIQQDWIAGFISLGAITGITTVLLVMLYGQTRLFYAISRDGLLPKALSRVNKKTKTPVINSWITATMVAFFAGFIPLNKLAELTNIGTLFAFIVVSIGVIILRKKQPDLPRAFKVPLVPWIPALAVLFCGYLALQLPVTTWIGFAIWLVIGLVVYFSYGYKNSTLRNEQKEDVA from the coding sequence ATGAATCTATTTCGAAAAAAATCTATTTCAGCATTATTAGCACAATCAGAACAAAAAGGGGCATCTTTAAAGAAAGAACTCGGCGCATTTGACCTTACTATGCTCGGGGTCGGCGCTATTATCGGAACTGGGATTTTTGTTCTTACCGGTGTTGCCGCAGCAGAACACGCAGGACCAGCACTTATTTTGTCGTTTATTTTATCCGGTTTAGCCTGTGTATTTGCAGCATTATGTTATTCAGAATTCGCATCAACTGTACCGGTATCTGGTAGTGCCTACACTTATAGCTATGCAACATTTGGAGAATTAATCGCCTGGATTTTAGGGTGGGATTTAATTTTAGAATATGGATTAGCGTCCTCAGCTGTTGCCTCTGGTTGGTCAGGATATTTCCAAGGATTATTAAGTGGATTCGGGATTACATTACCTACCGCTTTAACAAGTGCATATAATCCTGAAGCTGGAACATACGTAGATTTACCGGCAATCTGTATCATCTTTCTTATGACACTGTTATTAACAAGAGGAGCAAAAAAATCAGCGCGCTTTAACGCGATCATGGTAGCTATCAAACTTTTTGTTGTCTTACTCTTTATCGGCGTTGGTGCTTTCTATGTCAAACCTGAAAACTGGACACCATTTATGCCGTTCGGCTTCTCTGGCGTAACAACTGGAGCTGCAACTGTATTCTTTGCTTACATCGGATTTGACGCTGTATCAACAGCTGCTGAAGAAGTCAAAAATCCACAGCGTAACATGCCAATCGGCATTATTGCTTCTTTAACAATTTGTACGATTTTATATATCGTTGTTTCATTAATTTTAACTGGAATTGTGCCTTACGATCAGTTAGGTGTGAAAAACCCTGTTGCATTTGCACTACAATACATCCAACAAGATTGGATCGCAGGTTTCATTTCTTTAGGAGCAATTACTGGAATTACAACTGTATTACTCGTTATGTTATATGGACAAACACGTTTATTTTACGCAATTAGCCGCGATGGCTTACTACCAAAAGCACTTTCTCGCGTGAACAAAAAAACAAAAACACCTGTTATCAATAGTTGGATTACTGCAACTATGGTTGCTTTCTTTGCTGGTTTCATTCCTTTAAACAAACTAGCAGAATTAACAAATATCGGTACACTATTCGCATTCATCGTTGTATCCATTGGGGTGATTATCTTACGCAAAAAACAACCAGATCTACCGCGCGCTTTTAAAGTGCCATTAGTACCATGGATCCCTGCTTTAGCTGTTCTATTCTGTGGATACTTAGCATTGCAGCTCCCAGTAACAACATGGATCGGCTTTGCTATATGGCTTGTAATTGGACTTGTTGTCTATTTCAGTTACGGTTATAAAAATAGTACTCTTCGAAATGAACAAAAAGAAGACGTTGCTTAA
- a CDS encoding DUF4362 domain-containing protein: protein MRKGIASLCFLFFIGSLVTCSQPDNKIDENNDVIAKGHKISNLHKFEKFVTNVEKGTIDKIRIVNYTHEGDPIFQTLEYDGKEISYFSDSSNDKFAGKDKGIYSDTCKKIIKDIHEDIRYTLHGCAKEAGHNGYDLLRIPVK, encoded by the coding sequence ATGAGAAAAGGAATTGCCTCATTGTGTTTTTTATTTTTTATTGGCAGTTTAGTAACATGTTCACAACCTGACAATAAAATTGATGAGAATAATGATGTGATTGCAAAAGGGCATAAAATTTCTAATTTACATAAATTCGAGAAGTTCGTCACGAATGTTGAGAAGGGTACAATAGATAAAATACGGATTGTGAATTATACGCATGAAGGAGATCCAATCTTTCAAACACTAGAGTACGATGGAAAAGAAATTAGCTATTTTTCAGATAGTTCCAATGATAAATTTGCAGGTAAGGATAAAGGAATTTACTCTGATACTTGCAAAAAGATAATAAAAGATATTCATGAAGATATAAGGTATACGTTACATGGTTGTGCGAAAGAAGCTGGTCATAATGGATATGACTTGTTACGTATACCAGTAAAATAA